The genomic segment ATTGTTTGGATTAATTTGATGCCCGCACTGCCGTGGCCGCTCTTTGGTTTTTGGGAGTAGGCCGGCTATCAGATCGGGTCAATGGTTGTAAGTAAGGTTGATTATTAAAAAATAATTTACAGGAGAGAAATAATGACCACATCAGTTACTTCAGCGCCTGAGAGCAAGTCTGTTTTTTCAAGGACACCAGGCCTGATTGTGGGGCTGATTTTAGTTATTCTTTTTGCCTTTATCATCGCCGAACTGGATGCCGGGATTTCGGTCTGGTTCGAGAGCCGGGGCATTGACAAGAATCCCTTTGAATATCCGTTGGTGGCGGCTATTCTGGGCTTGATGGTCAACGGCATTTTGCGGGCAACCAAAACCCACGATTTTGTGGCCCCGGCCATCAAAACCGAGTTCTTCCTCAAGGTCGGTCTGGTCTTGATGGGGTCTAAGGTGGCTTTTGGCGAGATTATGGCCAAAGGCTTTGGCGGCCTGATTCAGGGCCTCATCATGGTCACGGCGGTCTTTTTCTTCACCTGGTGGCTGGCCACCAAGATGAACATTGGCGAAACCCTCAAGGCGGTCATGGCCACCGCGGTGGCGATTTGTGGCGTCTCCGCCGCAATTGCGGCAGCCGGTTCGGTGCTGGCCAAAAAAGAGGAAATCACCTACATTACTGCGCTGGTCATCTTCACCGCGCTACCCTTAATGGTGATTATGCCCTGGTTGGGCGGTTTGATGGGGCTGTCGCCTACCGTAGCCGGGGCCTGGTTTGGCGGCAATATTGACACAACTGCCGCTGTGGTGGGGGCCGGAACGATGTATGGCCCGGAAGCGCAGCAGGTAGCCGCTATTGTCAAGATGGCCCAGAACGTATTGATCGGGGTGGTGGCCTTTGTCCTGGCCCTTTACTTTGTGATGGTCGTTGAACGCAGGCCGGAGGAGCGTCCCAGCGCGGCTATTATCTGGCATCGTTTCCCTAAATTTGTCCTGGGTTTCATTCTGCTGTCAATCCTGACCTCGGTGAACCTGTTTTCCAAAGAGCAGATTAGCCTATTGAGCCTTTATTCCAAATGGTTCTTTGCCCTGGCCTTCTTCTGCATTGGCCTGGAACTCTCTACCAAAGAGATTGGCAAGATGGGCTGGCCGCCGGTTATCGTCTACCTCGCGGCCACCGTCTTCAATACCTGTCTGGCCTTGCTGGCGGCCTGGATTATCTTTGGCGTGTTTGGATTTTAGGAGCAGTAGTTCCACGGGAACCGGGGCATCCATGCATCAGCGGGGGTGTCCGGCTTGAGCTACAACTTATATAGTTTATGGCAATGAACACA from the Anaerolineae bacterium genome contains:
- a CDS encoding putative sulfate exporter family transporter encodes the protein MTTSVTSAPESKSVFSRTPGLIVGLILVILFAFIIAELDAGISVWFESRGIDKNPFEYPLVAAILGLMVNGILRATKTHDFVAPAIKTEFFLKVGLVLMGSKVAFGEIMAKGFGGLIQGLIMVTAVFFFTWWLATKMNIGETLKAVMATAVAICGVSAAIAAAGSVLAKKEEITYITALVIFTALPLMVIMPWLGGLMGLSPTVAGAWFGGNIDTTAAVVGAGTMYGPEAQQVAAIVKMAQNVLIGVVAFVLALYFVMVVERRPEERPSAAIIWHRFPKFVLGFILLSILTSVNLFSKEQISLLSLYSKWFFALAFFCIGLELSTKEIGKMGWPPVIVYLAATVFNTCLALLAAWIIFGVFGF